A genomic segment from Prosthecobacter fusiformis encodes:
- a CDS encoding TonB-dependent receptor plug domain-containing protein has product MSKVFTITKTIFRAGVLLLAKILLCAESVKAADEEGPNVKELAALDYGDLSLEQLMDIKLDSVYGASKFDQKISQAPASVTIVTANEIQMLGHRTLADVLNGVGGVYVTYDRNYSAVGMRGFNRPSDYNTRVLLLVDGHRMNDDLYSSALIGTEGMLDVDLIERVEVIRGPSSSIYGNSAFLGVINVVTRKPSQINGTEAAFAVGSFDSYKGRFTYGKSFKNGVELVLSGSVLSSDGQQGLYFEEFNTAGNNGGVADGIDGDYSQSLFGSLSYEAFTLTAGWSRREKQVPTASYGTIFNDRRQRTVDERFFANLKFEHSFTGGTEMTARVFYDHYSYLGTYPYDDVLPAYVNVDDHAAEGIGAELQFTRTFLDRHTVIVGAEYRHSLSLYQAGYSTDPTAYFFEDERETVTLGIYTQAEIKLRDDLLLNGGLRYDYFSNFGGTANPRVGLIYTPWEKSTFKLLYGQAYRAPNAYEMYLESPGYNKSNLWLEPETIHTYELVYEQILPKNLRLNVSAYHYEIDDLITQEIDPVDGLYVFNNVDNVRSNGLEVELEGRYARGLNLRASYALQRTEDEATGEELSNSPRHLAKLKLILPLYKEKLYGGLELQYTGDVTTATGKHNSGFLIANATLFSREVMKNLELSATLYNLFDTEYSHPSVAGNVQDTIPQDGRSFRLKFTYTF; this is encoded by the coding sequence GTGAGTAAAGTTTTTACCATCACCAAAACAATCTTCCGCGCAGGAGTCCTGCTGCTGGCGAAGATTCTATTGTGTGCGGAGAGTGTAAAGGCAGCGGATGAAGAAGGACCGAACGTGAAAGAACTGGCCGCACTGGACTACGGTGACTTGAGCCTGGAACAACTGATGGATATCAAGCTGGACTCCGTCTATGGGGCCTCCAAATTCGACCAGAAAATAAGCCAGGCACCGGCATCCGTGACCATCGTGACGGCCAATGAGATCCAGATGCTGGGGCACCGAACGCTGGCGGATGTACTGAACGGGGTGGGCGGGGTGTATGTGACTTATGACCGGAATTATTCTGCGGTGGGGATGCGGGGGTTTAACCGGCCAAGTGATTACAATACACGAGTGCTGCTTCTCGTGGACGGTCACCGGATGAATGATGACCTTTATAGTTCAGCCTTGATCGGCACCGAGGGAATGCTGGACGTGGATCTGATTGAGCGTGTGGAGGTGATCCGGGGGCCGAGTTCTTCAATCTACGGCAACAGTGCGTTTCTGGGGGTGATCAATGTAGTGACGAGGAAGCCTAGTCAGATCAATGGCACCGAGGCGGCCTTTGCTGTGGGCAGTTTCGACAGTTACAAGGGCCGCTTTACTTACGGCAAGAGTTTCAAAAACGGGGTGGAGTTAGTGCTTTCAGGATCCGTGCTTTCATCGGACGGACAGCAGGGGCTGTATTTTGAGGAATTCAATACGGCAGGGAATAACGGCGGGGTGGCGGACGGGATCGACGGAGATTATTCACAGAGCCTGTTTGGGAGCCTGAGCTATGAGGCTTTCACGCTGACGGCAGGCTGGTCGCGGAGGGAGAAACAGGTGCCGACGGCTTCTTACGGGACCATTTTTAATGACCGCAGGCAAAGAACCGTGGATGAGCGATTTTTCGCTAACCTGAAGTTCGAACACAGCTTTACCGGCGGGACGGAGATGACGGCGCGCGTGTTTTACGACCACTACTCCTACCTGGGGACTTACCCGTATGACGACGTGCTGCCTGCGTATGTGAATGTCGATGACCATGCTGCTGAGGGCATCGGTGCGGAACTGCAATTTACGCGCACTTTTTTAGACCGTCATACGGTGATTGTCGGAGCCGAATACCGGCACAGCCTGAGCCTTTATCAGGCAGGGTATTCAACAGACCCGACGGCGTACTTTTTCGAGGATGAAAGGGAAACCGTCACCTTGGGGATCTATACGCAGGCGGAGATTAAACTCAGGGATGATTTACTGCTGAACGGGGGTCTGAGGTATGATTACTTCAGCAACTTCGGAGGCACGGCAAATCCTCGGGTGGGACTGATTTATACTCCCTGGGAAAAGAGCACTTTTAAGCTTCTGTACGGTCAGGCTTATCGTGCGCCCAATGCGTATGAGATGTATTTGGAAAGCCCTGGGTATAACAAGTCAAATCTGTGGCTGGAGCCCGAGACCATTCATACCTATGAGCTGGTGTATGAGCAAATCCTGCCAAAGAATTTGAGGCTCAATGTTTCAGCCTATCACTATGAAATCGACGATCTGATTACCCAGGAGATCGACCCTGTGGACGGGCTGTATGTCTTTAATAATGTCGATAATGTGCGCTCCAACGGACTCGAGGTCGAACTGGAAGGCCGGTATGCGCGTGGACTCAACCTGCGTGCCAGTTATGCCCTGCAACGGACGGAGGATGAGGCGACGGGGGAGGAGCTGAGCAATTCACCCCGCCATCTGGCGAAGCTGAAGCTGATCCTGCCACTCTATAAGGAGAAGCTATATGGCGGTCTGGAACTGCAATATACCGGGGATGTGACCACGGCGACAGGCAAACACAATTCGGGATTCCTGATCGCGAATGCGACGTTGTTCAGCCGTGAGGTGATGAAGAACCTGGAGCTGTCCGCCACCCTTTATAACCTTTTTGACACCGAATACTCACACCCTTCCGTGGCGGGTAACGTCCAGGATACGATCCCACAGGATGGGCGCAGTTTCCGACTGAAATTCACTTATACTTTTTAA
- a CDS encoding VWA domain-containing protein, producing MDWESPKLLLLALPALALLLWFESQSAHPMDGLRKRLLLVVRALGILLALAALAGPARISQTGKKALGIVVDASQSQGTEGLTKGLAEAARLQSRLGDDTESFIVMLGDKPVLTPKGPQPVNNLTRFQTEHGGDSHYSAAIEYAEALFPAGASRDIVIIGDGHETRGDLLEAARQASVAGVRLHALPIAGPRKPDARIRELTASRARLNEGATLKLTAQIESTLDAQGTLKLYENGIQVEQRPVTLKAGVALAETFTRTPGERNIFKYRAVLEGIGGDSIPANNSALTLVDVRGRLRLLYLDSEGGEAAYLAQAMAKEGIELDLRQPGNIPSTLDQLSGYDGIIVSDVPAHVLGEGTMNAMRDYVDKLGGGFLMLGGPNSFGLGGYYKTPVDDLLPVRLKAPDEEEKQSAAVAIVMDRSGSMAGEKLEMAKSASIATAEVLGRNDFIGVYAFDSEAHVVAPMTRLTSTATVAGQISAVASGGGTNLQPAFEEGREALRRVKAKVKHMIILTDGQTSGSGYEAMAAQCRGEGITISTVSIGEGSHVALLQAIASSGGGQSYTTTDATNISRIFTQDTLMHTGRMMREEPFIPVLVEKHAMLAGFDKWTSPDLLGYVKTIRKATAQVPLVTDTGDPLLAHWRFGLGKVTAFTSDAKSRWASLWIARWPEFSRFWSQVLRETARPPQGRHMDLATEMRGDDALLRVDLQEDAGTRSNDAQVQAEVFFVAADALGAPLKPVQNLTLGQSGPGLYEGSFRPDQPGVYLVRAQSGAEMVSAGLIHNPSSEASLGTVNEDLLDRATKLTGGKILKPGELPDMSETRAVQYIELWPPLILTLLLLFLVDLGIRRWEHVQGLWEIAMAMVKRGKA from the coding sequence ATGGACTGGGAATCGCCGAAACTTTTGCTGCTGGCTCTGCCCGCCCTGGCTTTACTGCTGTGGTTTGAAAGCCAGTCGGCGCATCCCATGGACGGACTGAGGAAAAGGCTGCTCCTGGTGGTGCGTGCACTGGGCATCCTGCTGGCACTGGCGGCGCTGGCGGGTCCGGCACGGATTTCACAGACGGGTAAAAAAGCGCTGGGCATCGTGGTGGATGCCAGCCAGAGCCAGGGGACGGAAGGGCTGACCAAGGGACTGGCGGAGGCCGCCCGCCTGCAAAGCCGCCTGGGGGATGACACGGAAAGTTTCATCGTCATGCTGGGGGATAAACCCGTACTGACACCGAAGGGACCGCAACCGGTGAACAATCTGACCCGCTTCCAAACGGAGCACGGCGGCGACAGTCATTACAGTGCGGCCATTGAGTACGCAGAGGCGCTTTTTCCCGCCGGGGCCAGCCGGGACATCGTCATCATCGGGGACGGGCATGAAACGCGGGGAGATCTGCTGGAGGCTGCCCGGCAGGCCAGTGTGGCCGGGGTGCGTCTGCATGCGCTGCCCATCGCAGGCCCCCGCAAGCCGGATGCGCGCATCCGCGAGCTGACGGCCAGCCGGGCACGGCTGAATGAAGGGGCGACGCTGAAACTGACGGCGCAGATCGAGTCCACGCTGGATGCGCAGGGCACGCTGAAGCTCTACGAAAACGGGATTCAGGTGGAGCAGCGGCCCGTCACCCTCAAAGCCGGAGTGGCCCTGGCGGAAACCTTTACCCGGACGCCTGGGGAACGAAACATTTTCAAATATCGCGCGGTGCTGGAAGGCATCGGCGGGGACTCCATCCCGGCGAATAACAGTGCACTCACCCTGGTGGATGTGCGCGGGCGGCTGCGGCTGCTTTACCTGGACAGTGAGGGTGGTGAAGCTGCGTATCTGGCGCAAGCGATGGCCAAGGAGGGCATCGAGCTGGATCTGCGGCAGCCGGGGAATATCCCTTCGACGCTGGATCAGCTCTCCGGTTATGACGGCATCATCGTCAGCGATGTACCTGCTCATGTATTGGGCGAGGGGACGATGAATGCGATGCGGGACTATGTGGACAAGCTGGGCGGCGGCTTTTTGATGCTGGGCGGGCCGAACAGCTTCGGCCTGGGCGGCTATTACAAGACACCGGTGGATGACTTGCTGCCGGTGCGGTTGAAGGCCCCGGATGAGGAGGAAAAACAAAGCGCGGCAGTGGCCATCGTCATGGACCGGTCCGGCTCCATGGCGGGTGAAAAGCTGGAGATGGCCAAGAGTGCCTCCATCGCCACGGCGGAGGTGCTGGGGCGCAATGATTTCATCGGCGTGTATGCTTTTGACAGTGAGGCGCATGTGGTGGCGCCGATGACGCGGCTGACCTCCACAGCGACGGTGGCGGGGCAGATTTCCGCCGTGGCCTCCGGTGGCGGGACCAACCTGCAGCCTGCCTTTGAAGAAGGCCGCGAGGCTCTGCGCCGGGTGAAGGCCAAGGTGAAGCACATGATCATCCTGACCGATGGGCAGACCTCCGGCTCAGGTTATGAAGCGATGGCCGCGCAATGCCGGGGCGAGGGCATCACCATTTCCACCGTTTCCATCGGTGAAGGCTCACATGTGGCGCTGCTCCAGGCCATCGCCAGCAGCGGCGGCGGGCAGTCCTATACCACGACGGATGCGACGAACATCAGCCGCATTTTCACCCAGGATACCCTCATGCACACAGGCCGGATGATGCGCGAGGAGCCTTTCATCCCGGTGCTGGTGGAAAAGCATGCGATGCTGGCAGGTTTTGATAAATGGACCTCCCCTGACCTGCTGGGCTATGTGAAAACGATCCGCAAGGCGACGGCGCAGGTGCCGCTGGTGACGGATACGGGAGATCCCCTGCTGGCGCACTGGCGCTTCGGCTTGGGCAAGGTCACCGCTTTCACCAGTGATGCAAAAAGCCGCTGGGCGTCTCTGTGGATCGCCCGCTGGCCGGAGTTCAGCCGCTTTTGGTCCCAAGTGCTGCGGGAAACCGCCCGCCCGCCGCAGGGACGGCACATGGACCTGGCCACGGAAATGCGCGGGGATGATGCACTCCTGCGGGTGGACCTGCAGGAAGATGCGGGCACCCGCTCCAATGATGCGCAGGTGCAGGCGGAGGTATTCTTCGTCGCCGCAGATGCACTGGGCGCGCCCCTGAAGCCGGTGCAAAATCTCACCCTGGGCCAGAGCGGCCCAGGTTTGTATGAAGGCAGTTTCCGACCGGATCAGCCGGGGGTATACCTCGTCCGGGCGCAAAGCGGTGCGGAAATGGTCTCCGCCGGCCTGATTCATAATCCAAGTAGCGAAGCCAGCCTGGGCACGGTGAATGAAGATTTATTGGACCGCGCCACGAAGCTGACCGGCGGAAAAATTCTGAAACCCGGTGAACTGCCGGACATGAGCGAGACACGCGCTGTACAATACATTGAGCTTTGGCCCCCCCTCATCCTGACCCTGCTGCTGCTTTTCCTTGTGGATTTGGGTATTCGCCGCTGGGAGCATGTGCAGGGCCTGTGGGAAATCGCGATGGCGATGGTGAAGCGCGGGAAGGCGTAG
- a CDS encoding thymidine phosphorylase produces the protein MHIPSLIEAKRDGHALSAEQIRFLITAYAQGDMPDYQMSALAMAIFFKGMSGDETAALTEAMLRSGTVLHWPKDAPMRVDKHSTGGIGDKTSLILAPLLACDGLWVPMISGRGLGITGGTLDKLESIPGFRTQLSESEIYKTLPITGCLMVGQTANLCPADKKLYALRDVTGTIQSIPLLTSSIMGKKLAEGLNRLILDVKYGSGAFMQTREQAQALAESMVSVGRALGVRSSVRLSPMDEATGESAGNALEVIECLRCLQGQGPPDLENIVLDLACAVSISSRAELRQMLHDGRAYAKFQHMVTVQGGRVESLERLHKIHRAPVIHEMIADRSGHLRRLDAGTLGRAVLALGAGRAKATDRIDPAVGVDGLRKVGQEIQAGEVLLRIHARSQADAEEAEKAIAQGVDIR, from the coding sequence ATGCACATCCCTTCTCTCATTGAAGCCAAGCGCGATGGCCATGCCCTGTCCGCAGAGCAGATCCGCTTTCTCATCACCGCCTATGCGCAGGGGGACATGCCGGATTATCAGATGAGCGCACTGGCCATGGCCATTTTCTTCAAAGGCATGAGCGGTGATGAAACGGCCGCGCTGACTGAGGCGATGCTGCGCAGTGGCACCGTCCTGCACTGGCCTAAGGACGCTCCCATGCGCGTGGACAAACACTCCACTGGAGGGATCGGGGATAAGACCTCCCTCATCCTCGCCCCCTTGCTGGCCTGTGATGGTCTGTGGGTGCCCATGATCTCCGGACGTGGTCTCGGCATCACCGGCGGTACACTGGACAAGCTGGAGTCCATCCCTGGATTCCGCACCCAACTCAGCGAATCCGAAATCTATAAAACCCTGCCCATCACCGGTTGCCTCATGGTCGGCCAAACCGCCAACCTTTGTCCCGCCGATAAAAAACTCTACGCTCTCCGGGATGTCACCGGCACCATCCAGAGCATCCCGCTGCTGACCTCCAGCATCATGGGGAAGAAGCTTGCCGAGGGACTGAACCGCCTCATTCTTGATGTCAAATACGGCAGTGGAGCCTTCATGCAGACCCGTGAGCAGGCCCAGGCTCTGGCGGAGAGCATGGTCAGCGTGGGCCGTGCTTTAGGTGTCCGTTCCAGCGTCCGCCTCAGCCCCATGGATGAGGCCACGGGAGAATCCGCAGGCAATGCCCTGGAAGTCATCGAATGCCTCCGCTGCCTCCAGGGCCAGGGGCCACCGGACCTGGAAAACATCGTCCTGGACCTGGCTTGCGCCGTCTCCATCTCCTCCCGCGCGGAACTGCGGCAGATGCTGCATGATGGCCGCGCCTATGCCAAATTTCAGCACATGGTCACCGTCCAGGGTGGGCGTGTGGAAAGCCTGGAGCGCTTGCACAAAATTCACCGCGCACCCGTCATCCATGAGATGATCGCTGACCGCAGTGGCCATCTTCGGCGCTTGGATGCAGGCACCCTTGGCCGCGCCGTCCTTGCCCTCGGCGCAGGACGAGCCAAAGCCACCGACCGAATCGATCCCGCCGTCGGCGTGGACGGGCTGCGCAAGGTTGGCCAGGAAATCCAAGCGGGTGAGGTGCTGCTGCGCATTCATGCCCGTAGCCAAGCCGATGCGGAGGAAGCTGAGAAAGCCATCGCTCAAGGCGTGGATATTCGGTAA
- a CDS encoding PSD1 and planctomycete cytochrome C domain-containing protein, which produces MRTFFVIAFTTLAAQAAQAATRLDFNRDIRPILSDNCFACHGYDAKKRKADLRLDTPEGAYQVIDGVQAVKPGDPAGSSIITRILSKDEDEIMPPPESHKKITPQQAEILQRWIKEGAQYQKHWAFEKPVKAATPKVKSALVRNPIDAFVQDRLRQEGLAPAPEASKETLIRRVTLDLTGLPPTLAEVDAFLADTGADAYEKVVSRLLKSERYGEHMGRYWLDAARYADTHGLHLDNERSMWPYRDWVVRAFNDNLPFDEFTRWQLAGDLLPNATVDQQIASGFNRCNVTTSEGGSIAEEFVFRYAVDRTDTTVAVWMGLTAGCAVCHDHKFDPISQKEFYALYSFFNSAADPAMDGNILLTPPILRLSTPEQKVQLTKLDQAITAKQEEIKQAIAKIEYTDPASLTPPPPVQKTEVVWFEDSFPPGVTVNGAGGEPTTLVSKKDGPVFSGEMALRRTATAVAQDFFSDGATFDVPANGVISVQCFLDPQNPPSSIMLQFFVGGGWNHRAFWGEEGAIPFGKVRTPERVKMGALPKAGEWVKLDVPIEKLGLKPGMKVTGYAFTQFAGTVSWDRLSMSSRVDPAKDAQWSWSVWLTKNQGRRVAELPQDLQMLVRGKKVTEWTEAETKSVKDWWYENEYQGAREIVNGVRGEKLALESQRKALEDVIPATFIMADLPQPRESFVMNRGLYDQPGEKVSRGTPAVFPPLPNAEQPSRLDLANWLVSPEHPLTARVTVNRLWQQFFGTGLVKTTNDFGSQGEPPSHPELLDWLAVTFRENGWDMKAFVQGIVTSHTYRQTAEFTPESLNKDPENRLLARGPRFRADAEVVRDSALFVSGLLSPKIGGKGVRPYQPENIWEPVGFGGSNTRNYVQDTGESLYRRSLYTFWKRTAPPPGMTNFDAPNRESYCLRRERSNTPLQALNLMNDVQYFEAARHFAQQLLLQKNDSTDARITKAFRSATGRYPTAQEAEIVLQALKQHLAEYKARPEEAKLAISFGESKPDANLDVSELAAWTMVANLLLNLDEMVTK; this is translated from the coding sequence ATGCGTACCTTCTTTGTCATCGCTTTTACGACGCTCGCCGCCCAGGCTGCGCAGGCTGCTACCCGGCTGGATTTTAACCGGGACATCCGGCCCATCCTCAGTGACAACTGCTTTGCCTGCCATGGCTACGATGCGAAAAAGCGGAAGGCGGATCTGCGGCTGGATACTCCAGAGGGCGCGTATCAGGTCATCGACGGTGTGCAGGCCGTGAAGCCTGGCGACCCGGCGGGCAGTAGCATCATCACCCGCATCCTGAGCAAGGATGAAGACGAAATCATGCCGCCGCCGGAATCGCATAAAAAGATCACCCCCCAACAGGCGGAGATCCTTCAGCGATGGATCAAAGAAGGCGCGCAGTACCAGAAGCACTGGGCTTTTGAGAAACCCGTGAAAGCGGCGACGCCGAAGGTGAAGAGCGCGCTCGTACGCAATCCCATTGACGCGTTTGTGCAAGATCGGCTGAGGCAAGAAGGGCTGGCACCTGCGCCGGAGGCCTCCAAAGAAACACTGATCCGCCGGGTGACACTGGACCTCACCGGCCTGCCGCCGACACTGGCGGAGGTGGATGCCTTTCTGGCGGACACGGGAGCGGATGCGTATGAAAAAGTGGTGTCGCGACTTTTAAAATCGGAACGGTATGGGGAGCACATGGGCCGCTACTGGCTGGATGCAGCCCGCTATGCGGATACCCATGGTCTGCACCTGGACAATGAACGCAGCATGTGGCCGTATCGCGACTGGGTGGTGCGTGCCTTCAATGACAATCTGCCCTTTGATGAATTCACCCGCTGGCAACTCGCCGGAGACTTGCTGCCGAATGCGACGGTGGACCAGCAGATTGCCTCTGGATTCAACCGCTGCAATGTGACGACGAGCGAGGGCGGCTCCATCGCGGAGGAGTTTGTTTTTCGTTATGCGGTAGATCGTACGGATACCACGGTGGCTGTCTGGATGGGCCTGACTGCGGGCTGCGCCGTTTGTCATGACCACAAGTTTGACCCCATCAGCCAAAAGGAATTTTATGCGCTGTATTCGTTCTTTAACAGCGCTGCGGACCCGGCCATGGATGGCAACATTCTGCTGACACCGCCCATCCTGCGGCTTTCCACCCCCGAACAAAAAGTGCAGCTGACAAAGCTGGACCAGGCCATCACGGCCAAGCAGGAGGAGATTAAACAGGCGATAGCGAAGATCGAATACACCGACCCGGCCAGCCTGACGCCACCGCCGCCCGTTCAGAAGACGGAGGTGGTGTGGTTTGAAGACAGCTTTCCTCCTGGCGTCACCGTGAATGGTGCTGGCGGTGAACCGACCACGCTGGTGAGCAAAAAAGACGGACCTGTCTTCAGTGGCGAGATGGCACTCCGGCGCACGGCCACGGCGGTGGCGCAGGATTTTTTCAGCGATGGAGCCACCTTTGATGTTCCGGCGAATGGGGTCATCAGCGTGCAGTGTTTCCTGGATCCGCAAAATCCACCCTCATCCATCATGCTGCAATTTTTTGTCGGCGGTGGCTGGAATCACCGTGCCTTCTGGGGTGAGGAAGGAGCCATCCCGTTTGGCAAAGTGCGCACGCCAGAACGTGTCAAAATGGGGGCTCTGCCGAAAGCGGGCGAGTGGGTAAAACTGGACGTTCCCATTGAAAAACTGGGGCTGAAGCCGGGCATGAAGGTGACGGGTTATGCGTTCACTCAATTCGCTGGCACCGTGTCCTGGGACCGGCTGAGCATGAGCTCGCGGGTGGATCCGGCGAAGGATGCACAGTGGTCATGGAGTGTGTGGCTAACGAAAAACCAGGGCCGCCGGGTGGCTGAGCTGCCGCAGGATCTGCAAATGCTGGTGCGTGGCAAAAAGGTGACGGAGTGGACAGAAGCGGAGACGAAAAGCGTGAAGGACTGGTGGTATGAAAATGAGTACCAGGGCGCGCGGGAAATCGTGAACGGGGTGCGTGGTGAGAAGCTGGCGCTGGAATCCCAACGGAAGGCACTGGAGGATGTGATCCCGGCCACCTTCATCATGGCAGATCTGCCGCAGCCGAGAGAAAGCTTCGTCATGAACCGCGGCCTGTATGATCAGCCGGGGGAAAAGGTGAGCCGTGGCACACCCGCCGTCTTCCCGCCCCTGCCCAATGCGGAGCAGCCATCACGACTGGACCTGGCCAACTGGCTGGTTTCCCCCGAACATCCCTTAACTGCACGGGTGACGGTGAATCGCTTGTGGCAGCAGTTTTTCGGCACAGGTCTGGTGAAGACGACGAATGACTTTGGCTCCCAGGGTGAGCCGCCGAGCCATCCGGAGCTGCTCGACTGGCTGGCGGTGACCTTCCGTGAAAACGGCTGGGACATGAAGGCTTTTGTTCAGGGTATCGTCACCTCGCACACTTACCGGCAGACTGCGGAATTCACTCCAGAGAGCCTGAACAAAGATCCTGAAAACCGTCTGCTGGCACGTGGGCCGCGCTTCCGTGCGGATGCAGAAGTGGTGCGTGATAGCGCCCTCTTTGTGAGCGGGCTGCTGAGTCCGAAGATCGGCGGCAAAGGGGTGCGGCCTTATCAGCCGGAGAATATCTGGGAGCCAGTGGGCTTTGGCGGTAGCAATACCCGCAACTATGTGCAGGACACGGGTGAATCCCTGTATCGCCGCAGCCTTTATACCTTCTGGAAGCGCACCGCACCACCACCAGGGATGACGAACTTCGATGCGCCTAACCGGGAATCGTACTGCCTGCGTCGGGAGCGCAGCAACACCCCGCTGCAGGCGCTGAACCTGATGAATGATGTGCAATACTTCGAGGCAGCGCGCCACTTCGCCCAACAACTTTTGCTTCAAAAGAATGACAGCACCGATGCGCGGATCACGAAAGCTTTCCGCAGTGCAACGGGACGCTACCCCACAGCGCAGGAGGCTGAGATCGTCCTCCAGGCGTTGAAACAGCATCTGGCGGAATACAAGGCACGGCCGGAGGAAGCGAAGCTGGCGATCAGCTTTGGTGAATCCAAGCCAGATGCGAACCTGGACGTGAGCGAACTGGCCGCTTGGACCATGGTGGCAAACTTGCTGCTGAACCTGGATGAGATGGTGACGAAGTGA